From the genome of Burkholderia cepacia ATCC 25416:
GAACAGGCGGCGGTCGTCACGATCACCAACAAGAGCACGACGTATCCGTATCTCGTGCAGTCGTGGCTCGAGGACGCGAAGGGCAACAAGATCACGTCGCCGCTGATGGTGGTGCCGCCGTTGCAGCGCGTCGAGGCGAACGAGCGCAACGTGTTGCGGATCGCGAAGCTGCCGGGCACCGAGCTGCCGGCCGATCGCGAATCGGTGTTCTACCTGAACATCCGCGAAGTGCCGCCGAAGACCGATACGCCGAACACGCTGCAGATCGCGCTGCATACGCAGATGAAGCTGTTCTACCGGCCGAAGGCCGTACAGCCCGCGCGCGACGAGGACTGGACGCTGCCGATGACGTTGCGCGTCGATGCGGCCGCGCACAAGCTCGTGTTCGACAATCCGACGCCGTATCACATCACGATCGTCGACGTGGCGGCGGGTGCGCAGAAGACGCACGTGCCGCTGGAGCCGGTGATGGTCAGCCCGATGAGCACGGCCGACGTGCCGTTCAAGGCCGCGACGCCGGCGACGCTGTTCGTCACGCACATCGACGATTACGGCGGCCAGG
Proteins encoded in this window:
- a CDS encoding molecular chaperone; translation: MKNSFSLSFSRRAWCVLATAGALLAGAAQAAIVPDRTRVIFNEGEQAAVVTITNKSTTYPYLVQSWLEDAKGNKITSPLMVVPPLQRVEANERNVLRIAKLPGTELPADRESVFYLNIREVPPKTDTPNTLQIALHTQMKLFYRPKAVQPARDEDWTLPMTLRVDAAAHKLVFDNPTPYHITIVDVAAGAQKTHVPLEPVMVSPMSTADVPFKAATPATLFVTHIDDYGGQVAVEYACEAGACKSVKK